The genomic region CGCACGCGGTGGACGCCAGGTTTGGTAACGCCTTGTCGGTTTCGCCGAAGAAGGCGATCGTCCACGGCATGTAGGTACCGACGAACGCCGCTATCCTTGGCAGACGGCCGTTCGCTTGCGCCTTCGCCGGAGGCCGCGTGATGATCAACAGCGCCAGGAGCACGTAGAAGACAGCGAGGCAAACACTCGACAGGAGCGACGGCCAGGGATCATGAGCCGACGATCCGATCTTGATGGCGACGCCAAGCGCCAGCAACATGAACCACATGCCGCCGAACAGTTGCATCGTCCGATCGTAAGAGGAGGTTTTCGACAGGGCAATCGTGCTCATGGCTACTTACCGAAGCTGGCGAACGAACGCACGAGGTGCAGAATGGGACTTCCTCCCAAAATGACGAACATGGCTGGAAGCAGGAACAACACCATCGGAATAGTCAGCTTGGCGCCCAACTTGTGTGCTCTTTCTTCAAGCTTGGTAATACGTTCGCGCCGGAGGTCGACAGCGACACTCCGCAGAGCCTGGCCCACCGGCGTTCCGTATTGCAGGCTTTGGGCGACCATGAGTCCGAACCGGCGGAGCCCATCCGACGTAGATCCCAGTTTATCGAATGCGTCGCTGCGCCTTGGCAGGATTCTGGAGATCATCAAGAAGGCCGCTCATGACCCGGGCTATAGCAGGATTGGTCTCATGCATTTCTTGCGCTACGCGTGCCAGCCCGCTTTCCAGGCCCATTCCCGATCCGCTGCACACAACCAGCAAATCGATCATATCCGGCGTGCCCAGTCGAATGGCGGCATCAAACCGCCGCTTCAGCACCGCCAGTATCAATCGCGGCGCTAAAATGCCGATCGCCACGCCAATAAGTGTGAAGACCAGCACATCCAGCAGTGCCTTCCCGAAAAGCTGAGCGACACACCCGGCGATGATCGGGCAGAGGGCCATGCTGACGGCTTTGACACCGATCCAGGTCGGCAAGGCTCGATGATGATTGAAACCTGATGATTGAAGGATGGTTCGTAGCTGATCCAGATTTTCCTCAGCATAGAAGCGACGATACCGCATGCCGAGTGACGAAAACCAACCGGTCACATCCTGGAAGGGGGCAGACTGGCCAGCAACGCCCATCACAGCGTTCGACACCCGGGCGTCCAATGTACGAACGTGTATTTCGCGGATAATCAACATGCAGGACGCAGTCCCAGCCACGACTGCGAGGGCCACCAGACTGAGACCAGAGGTCATAGTGCTGTTTCCCTTCTGACCATCCAACTTATCACCAGGGCTCCAACAAGCACCGAAACGACTGCGTAGACCAGCAGCTTGTTTCCGACCGGATCGGTGAACAACAGATCGACGGTTTGCGGATTGGCTGCGTATAGGACCCCACCTGCAATCAATGGCGAGACCGTCAGCGCTCGTGAGGAAAAGATCACCTCTCCCGCCAGTGCCTTGGCGCGAGCAGCCAGCGCAACACGTTGCCTGACAGTGTCTCCCAGGTTCTGCAAGGTCTCGGCCAGGCTGCCACCGGACTTCATCTGAACGGCAAGTGTCACCGCAAAGATCGCATACTCCGCCACCTGAGTTCGCCGATAGACAGCCTGGACAGCTTCCTCTGGAGGTCTACCCAGATTCACTTCGCTGCATACGATGGCAAACTGCCCAGCCGTTGGCTGCGGCATATCGCGCGCGAGGGCACGAAATGCCTCCTGCACAGGCAGGCCTGATCGCACGGTACTTGTCACCAGCTGGATCGCGTCAGGCAGCTGTCGAAAAAGCTGAAGAGCGAACCGACGTTTCTGCCATCCAAACAGGCCTCGTATCACAATAATGGCCGTGATTGCGGCGACGATGGACACGTAGACCAGGGAATATCCCAGCTGGCTGTTCGCATAAAGGATCGCTGCTGCTCCGAATGCACCGGCGAGCAGCACATAGGCCGGATGCAACACGTAGGGTATATCGGGATTGTAATTGGACAGCCGATTGAGAAACTGAGCCTGGGACCCGGTCTCCAAGCGGCGAATGGATGGTAGGTTAGCCGGATGCGACGTTGGCAGAGCAATCGCCAACTGGCGATTGATGCGTCTTTCCCGAGCGTCGAGCCACAACGAGATGGCTGCTGCACACATCGCGAGGGCCAGAACAGTGACGATCACGGACTCCAGCATCATACTTGCCTCATGGCCTCGGCCCAAGCACCATCTAGCCCGAAATAGACAAGACGGCTTTTGAACTTCGGAGTTGCAAGGTTGGACTTATAGCTGCCCGATATCCGCCCGTTCACATCCTCCTCTTGATACTCGAAGGCTGCGATGTCATTGGTGGTGATCACCTCCCCTTCAAGGCCGATCACCTCGCTGATCTGAATGATGCGGCGCTGTCCGTCCCGCATGCGTTCGACCTGCACAATGAGATCCAGCGCAGCGACGATCTGACTTCGAATGGCGCGCGACGGTAGATTGACCTGTCCCATCTGCACCATGTTTTCGATGCGGGTCAGGGCATCCCGGGTACTGTTCGCGTGTACCGTGGAGATCGAACCATCATGGCCGGTGTTCATCGCCTGCAGCATGTCGAATGCTTCGGCACTGCGCACCTCGCCAACGACGATCCGGTCGGGACGCATGCGCAGGGCATTCACCAGCAAATCGCGCTGTGTCACCTGCCCTGTGCCCTCGAGGCTGGGGGGCCGGGTCTCCAGGCTGATCACGTGCGGCTGCTGAAGCTGCAACTCCGCCGCGTCCTCGATCGTGACAATGCGTTCGGTGTGATCGATGAACTGGCTCATAGCGTTCAGGAGCGTCGTCTTGCCGGATCCGGTACCGCCGGAGACCAGAACATTGAGCCGCGAGCGGGCGGCGATCTCCAGCAAACGTCCGATGGCCGCGGTCATTGAGCCGTTTTCAATCAATCCGGCTATGTCCAAACGGCGGCTTGGAAATTTTCGGATGGAAATGCACGGACTATGGATCGCCAGCGGCGGGAGGATGATGTTGACCCGGCTGCCATCCAGCAGGCGACAATCGACCATCGGACTGGACTCGTCGACGCGCCGACCAACCTGCGCGGCAATCTTCTGAGCGACGGAAGCAATGTGACCATTGTCCCGGAATCGCACCGCAACTCGTTCCAGCTTGCCGTTTCGCTCCACGTAGACATTACTCGGACCGTTCACCATGATATCGTTGATCGATTGGTCCAGTAGTAGCGGACGGAGCGGCCCGTAGCCCGTCATGTCGTCGGCAATTTCGTCTGCGAGCTGCAGCTGCTCACGGCCCGACAGCTCGAGCCGTTCCTGGTTGGCAATTTGATGGATGATCTCCTCAATCTGCCGCCGGAGAACTTCCCGCGAGACGGTTGCGGCCACCGATGGCTCGATCTGCTCAATTACCCGTTCGCGCAGCGAAGGCGGGATTATGGGTTGGTCGATCGGCGGTTCGTCGCGCCTTGGCGCGGGCGACGGCACGCTCGGTGCGGATACAGCCGTGCTGAGCGGCGGCAAAGGCAAGCCCATCGCAGATGCAGGGAGGCTTGTCGCCAATGAAGATATGTGAGCTGGTGCGTCGTCTTCACGCCTACCAAATTTTTTCATCGCAGATGTGCTGTGAGCACCCTCCTCCACCAGCCACTCCGCTCAGCAGCGACACCGCTGATCTCCCGTACGATCGGTGCCAGGTGGCGCCGCAATTTTCTGACGTGCTTCAGAGCTGGAATGCCCAGATTGAGCGCCTCGGTCATGCCCTTGCCGAGATCGGGAATGACGATGTCGGGCTCTGCACCCAACGCCTTGACGACCGCCGCCCTCGGCAGGCCCCCGGGACGACCGGCCCGGTTGAGCAAGGTAAAGACCCGGTCCTTGCCCGCGATGTTGATCACGGCGGCGCGTAGCGCATGGGCATTGCGAAGTCCGGTCACCTCGGATTCGAGCAGCACCATCACATGACGGGAAAGTTTAATCACGGGATAGATCGACGGCGGAAACGGGACGGGTACATCCACGACGATGTAGTTGAACCGTTGACGCAGCAGACCCAGCACGTGTCGTATGCCAGCTTCCGTAATTTCGAGCTGCGCATCGAGGTCCTCGTCGGCCGAGACCAAGCAAACCCTTTCGTTGACTTCGATTGCCGCGCGCTCGAGGAAGAGTGTGTCCGCCCGCATCGGATTTTCCAGAGCGATGCGCAGCCCCGGCCCGGGACGAACACCCAGCATCACGGCGGCCTCGCCGCCCTGCAAATGAAGATCAAGCAGCGCCACTTTGGCCTTGGTTGTCTCGGCGAGTTGCAGCGCCAGATTGATCGCGATGCTCGTGGCGCCGGCGCCGCCCTGCGCCCCGCAGATCGAGACCACGTGCCCGCCACGATCGATGTGGTTGGCTGCCACGTCGCCGAGCAGCTTGGGGCGCAGCTTGTCCAGCACCATATCGCGCGTGAGCGGCCGCGGCAGATACTCCGTCAAGCCGAGCTCCAGGAGCTCACGGTAGAAGGTAATCTCCCTGTTATCGCCGATCACGGCTACTCGGACATCGGGTGGACAGACGCCAGACAGCCTTTCCAGTTCAGTAAAAGGATCATCGATGCCACTGATGTCTGCCACCAGCGCAAACAGGTCGGTGTCGGTTTCAAGCATCCGTATGGCATTGCGGATCGTGCCGCGCCTGATCGAGAGGTTGGCGCCTTCGAGCCCCTTGCGCAACGCCGCAGCGCTGAGCTCATCATTTACGAAACCGACGATGCGGTTACGCGTGACGATTGAGGTCGATTCTTCAGGCGGAGTGGCTATGGCAATGTTCATCAGCGTTTCTCCGACAACCTGTTATCGTAACCCACCGCCGTTGCAGTCGGGCCTACGGCATCCGATGCACCATCGCAGCTGACGAGAGCGTCTTCCACTTGCTTTCTGACCGTGTATTGCTTGACCTCACCGCCTGAATGAACGACTACTGCCGTTCTCTGTGCAGAAATTGCATACTGGCGGGCAAGTTCAGGCGACACATCACAGCTCGACATCGCGCCGGTGTCTGCCTTGTCCCACTGATCGACTGCTGCGCGTACGGCCAAGGAGAGCGTCCCGAGCTGCTTTGCGACGGTGACTTTCTTGACCTGGACCTGCGTAAGCTCCAGTGAAACAGTCTGCGTTTGCTTACCTGCCATCCCGCTAATGGGTCGCGCGCCCTGCACGATCTCCTGATCAATCGCGATGACTCGAACATTGCGCAGAACGGTTTCGCTCAGGGCGCGACGCGCGGTATCGACTTTCTCGAAAACCTGGGTCAACACGACGTCCACGTGATCGCCCGGCCTGATGAGGCCCGAGACACCGGCCTCCTCGTCAACCTTGATGCTGATGGCACGGCTGTCTGGCGCCAGGATACTGGCGAGGAAACCCCGATCCCGCGGACGCAGGATATCCTGCAATGTAATGAGACTGCCCGCTTCGACGAAGTTGCGGATGAGTGACCCCGGAAGTCCGGACTTGGACTCGGGGGTTTCAAGGATAGCTCCCTGGGGAACGCGCTCCGGCGGCACCGCGCGCACGGCGAAATCCTCTTCGCGGGCCAACGTCCCCCTCGGCAACGGCCGTACCGCGATAAAGTATCCGGCCGTCGCCGGCGCCGCCGGCGCGAGGGTCGTCGCTGTCACCTGTACCGGGACCGGAGGCGTGGCCTTCGGCAGGTTCATGCTATAGGCAATCAGTCCGAACGCTGTGGTTGCAAGCAAAAGCACCACGATGATCGACAGACGCAGCGCGGATGACATTTCACGATCCTTTGCTCAGTATGGTCCAGATACCGCCACATGCGATAGCAACTCCGTAAGGCAGCGGGGCGTGTCGCAAATGGCGCCAACGCTCGATCGCGTAGATCCGCCGTACGAGCGACGATCCGGCGGGTGCCAACCTGGGATATGGCAGGTGGCGCATCATCAGATGCCCCAAGGCAAGAACGCCGCCGGCCAGCACGGTGACCGTTAGCAACTGCATCACGCCGCTCGGGGGGAGACCAACCGCCAGGGCAACCAGCAGCTTGACATCGCCGCCACCAATTCCTCCGCGCGCGTATAGGACAAAAAGCAGCAGAAAGAGGATCGCGGCTGCGATCAGCGACACAGCGACTTGAATCGGGCTAGGCAACTGACCGGCGATCCCGAGGAGCGCCAGCGCGAGACAAATTTCGTTTCGGATCAGGCGCGTCGCAACGTCCATCGTTGCGACATAGAGCAACAACAGGATTTCCAGGGTCGAGGCTGTGGGAGCAATCCAACTCATGAAATGCACGGTTCAAAAAAGGTGGAAGGCAAACTAGCGGGAGCACTCCTGCGGGAGGGGGGCAGCTTGGATTGCCCCCCTCTGGCGCCAAGATGGCCGTATCAACCAGCGATCGCGGTGGTGAAAGCGGTGGTGATTGCGGTGATCCCGGTCGTTAACGCCGCCCCGATCTGTCCACCGGCTCCGCCACCGAACACGGCACCCACTGCGCCAACGATGCAAACCGCGACGATGATGTACTCGAATGACACCACGCCATCCTGGTCCGTCCGCAGACGCTTCAACGCTTCCTTGGTCTCGATGTAATATTGCAACATTGGAAGAATCCCTTCTTTCAAGATGAATTTGCAGACACCTCGGCAACTTCCAGCGGCTGCGGATTATATCCGGCCGCCAGCGATAAACTATCCATTAAATGTTTATTAGCGTCAATATTTAATATATAATGCCATCCTGAATTAACCGCCGCAAAACGCGCCGTCGTGACAATCCAAAAATCGATAAAACGTCGTAATACAAAGACGATAGCCGGCCAACAATCGGAATCCTGGGCAGAGCGCTGGCTGAGAGTCATTAAAGAATCACCGGATTATTACGGGTGGCCGCCGGTATAATTTGATTATTCGGAAATTCGATATTTATGCAAAGCCGATGAGCTGTCGGAGTGCATCCAACCCTTTCAATCCACTCGCATATGTCCGGCGGATGCAGCGACGACACCAGCGTGCATGGATCAAATTTCGCGAGGTCGGCCGGATGACCTAGCGCGCCGTCTGTAAGCCGTTGATATCGCCCGTGCGGTAAGCGCTATGAATGCCTTGATGGCCTCGTGCCTCTCACACCGCACCTCCTCGGCCTCTGGCTTTTGCAGCGATTTGCGTCGTCAAGCGAAGTTGGCCTCCGGGACGAGGCCATTTGATCCTTCGTCGTCCGGCTCGGCGTCGCTACTGGATTGCCTCGTCCATCGGTTGCTTGACCGGTTACTTCTGCCGGAACGACTGATTGAATGACATCGCGAGCGGCCCGACGATGTAATCAAACGCGGTTCGCTGGACGGTCGGGATCATAACGGTCGCCGGCATGCCAGGGTACAGGCGAATGTTCGGCATGTCCGCCAACTCACTCTGATCAATCCGGACAAAGGCCGTGTAGTACGGCGCATTTGTCTTGGGATCAGTGAGGCGGTCAGCCGAAACCTGAATGACGTCGCCGTGAATGATCGGGACGATGCGCTGCTTGTAGGCAGTGAGATGGACTTCGGCGCGCATATTGGGATGTACGTCGCTGATGTCCTCCACCGCAACCTGGGCTTCGATGGTGAGTGCGTCCTCGGCCGGTACGATGTCGAGGATCTTGTCGCCGCGCTGGATGACGCTGCCGACGGCGAACACGGTCAATCCCACGACCCGGCCGGTATAGGGCGCCCGAATTTCCATGCGACCCAGGACCGACTTTGCACTCAACGCCTTCGGAATGACCTCGAGCAATCTGGCCTGCGTGTCACGCAAGTCCTTGGTGACATCTGTCATCCGATCATTGTCGAGTTGGGCGATCTGCTGCTCTTGCTCGGCGATGGCCTGTCGGGCCTTCGCGATACCGGCTTTTGTATCGGCGATCTGGCCTTCCAAACCGTACGCCGTCCGCTCCAGCTGGAGAATTCGCGGACGCGCAATCAGGCCCCGTTCGACCAACGGCGCAAGATCCTTTGCCTCGTTGCGGACCGAGTTGATCTGATCGGTGAAGGCCTTGACCTGTGCCTCGGCGCCCACAATCTGTGACCCAAGCTGGTTGATCTTCTCGCGAATGACGCTTCGTTGCCCGTCAAGCGATGCTCGCCGACTGTCGAACTGATTGAGCTGACCGGTCCATACGCTCTTAAAGTAGCGGTCATCAGAGCGCGCCCTCAAATCGGCCGGCATGGCCAGCTCGGATCCATGATCGAGCTCCGTCAGGAGCCGTACTTCCGTTGCACGAAGCACGGCATATTGTTGTGTGAGCACCTCATACTCGGCACGGACCTGCGTATCGTCCAGAACGATCAGGAGATCGCCTGCCAGCACCCGCTCCCCTTCTCGGACATGCAATTCCCTGACAATGCCGCCATCGAGGTGCTGAACGCTCTTGCGGTTGCCGTCGACCTTTACGATAGCATTTGCAACCACGGCGCCGTTGAGTGGTGCCGTCAGCGCCCAGGTGCCGAATCCGCCGAAAAAGATGGCGATGATCAGCCATCCCGCGAGTGCTACGCGACGAATCGAGTCGCTCGGTGCACCGCTCCTGAGTTGATCAGTCGTCGAGCTCGGCGCTAATGCGCGTGGTTTCGACCAGCTTGTAAACTCCATCAGCGCCATGACCATGTCCTAACCCGTCGTCTCGCGGACCGTGTGGATCGGTACGGGCCTCGTCAGACGGGCCAGGATCTCGGCGCGCGGTCCGAACATCTCGACGACGCCTTCACGCAGCACCAGGATCTTGTCAGCCACGCCGATGGTGGCCGGCCGATGGGAGATAATCACCACCGTCGTGCCGCGCTTCTTGAGTTGAAGAATGCAATCGGCGAGCGCGGCGTCTCCTTCGGCGTCGAGATTGGAGCTCGGCTCGTCGAGCACGAGAAGGCTCGGATTGGCGAAGATGGCGCGGGCAAGACCAATACGCTGACGATAACCGCCCGAGAGTATGGCGCCGCCTTCTCCCACCTGCGTATCATAGCCATCCGGCAGGCGCAGGATCATCTCGTGCACGTCCGCCATCCGCGCCGCCAGAATCACCTCCCTGTCTTCGCCCTCCTGGAATCGGCTGATGTTGACGGCAACTGTGTCAGCAAACAGCTCAATATCCTGGGGGAGATAACCGATATGCTGGCCGAGTGACGTCTTGATCCAGCTCGAGACGTCCGCCCCGTCCAGTCGCACCGCGCCAGCAGATGGCGCAAGCACACCGACCAGATGACGCGAAAGCGTGGATTTCCCGGCGCCCGAAGGACCAATGATGCCTAGTACTTCGCCCGGCTCGATTGCGAACGATACCCCGCGCAGGATGGGCTTCGAACCAAACGGCGGCACATAGGAGAGCCCCTCGACCGAGAGTCGGCCCTGCGGGCGCGGCAGCGTCAAACCGACCTCCCGTTGGGGATCGGCTTTCAAGAGCTCGCGGATGCGCAGGAATGCTCCACGAGCAGATACAAGATTGCGCCAGGATCCAACGATCTGCTCTACCGGCTGCAGGGCTCTTCCGAGCAGAATGCTCGCGGCGAACATGGCGCCGACGGTTGCAAGTCGCTCGATCACGAGATAGGCGCCGAGGCCAAGTATCATCGACTGCATGGCAAGCCGCAGAAAACGGATCATGCTCTGCATGGTGGCGGCGCGATCGCTCGCAGAGACCTGCCGTTCAAGCATGCGGGTGCGATCACGGGCCCAACGCCTCAGCAGCCCTTCGGTCATGCCCATTGCCCGCACCACTTCGGTATTGCGCAGGCTCATCTCGGTAAAGCTATAGCTCCGGGAAGCCGCCTCGCCGGCCTCCGTCAACGGCAGCTTGACCCGCCACTCGTTAAACAGGGCCATAAGAATCAGCAAGATGGAGCAGCCCAATGCGAACGCCCCCAGGAACGGGTGCAGCACAAAAATCACGGCAATGTAGATCGGCGCCCAGGGCAGATCGAAGATCGCATGGATCCCCATGCCGGTGACGAACTGGCGGAAGGTGTCGAAATCGCGCAGCAGCTGGCTGCGCGCGCCGCCGGCGCCAGCGGAGCGATGAATGATCGCCGTCATCACGCGCGCCGCGATCGTCTGGTCGAGGCGAATGCTGGCGCGGGTCAGCACGCGGGCGCGTACGGCATCCAGCCCTGCCAGCGCCAGCAACGCCATCAACAGCGCGATCGTGAGCATCAGCAGCGTGATCTCGCTGGCGCTTGCGATCACCCGGTCATAGACCTGCAGCATGTAGAGCGGTCCGGCCAGGTAAAGCAGATTGATCGCCAAGCTGAAGATCGCGGCAGTGACGAAATAGCCCCGGCAGCTTTGCAGCAAACGCCGGAGTTCGTCGGGTCTTTTGAACGGAGTACTCACACAGATCAGCGGAAAATCCGCCCCTCTTCAAAATCACACCGTAATCCAAAGTCGGAGCCGCAACATTCGCCCCGACCCATTTCCCCGCAGCGCATCAGGCCAGATGGTCGTGGTAGCTGATGAGCGTTCCCGTGTTCTTGTCTGCCTCGGTTTGGAAGCCCGCGGGGTCGTACTGGCCCAACAGGGTAATATTGGCGGTATGGACTCCGTCGGTCACCGACAGGGTTCCTCCCGTACCGGCCTGGTTTGCGACATAGCTCGCGGTCGTGCCGGCCCCGAATGCCACATCGAGGAGATCCAGGTGGTCATCCCCGTTAAATCCGGACACGACCCCGCTAAAGTCGAAGGAGTCATGGAGCACGATTGTCCCGGTCGCTTGGGCATCAAGCGCTACATTCGCAGATGAAGCCGCTCCGAATTCGAGTGTGGCCGAACCGCTAATCTGAGCCGTTCCGTTACCGCTGACATTGCCATCGATTGTGACGTTGCCGCCATTGGCCCACAACACGCCGGTGTTGATGAGGTCGCTGTGGACTTCCAGTCCACCGGTTCCTGTTGCCTCGAGCGTTCCGGTGTTGGTCACGGCGTTAGATCCGGTATCGATGTCGAGTGCATTGGTGCCGGTGGCGATGATCGTGCCTTCGTTGACCAGCACCATCACCCCATCTCCGAGATGGCCGGCGCCGGAGATCGTGTTGTCCACGTTCGTCAGCGTGACGTCCGAGACCGTTCCGGTGATCACGTTCTCGCTGCTGTCCGAAAGGTCGACATGGCCGCCGCCCTGCAGTGTGATGCCATGCTCGATCAGCTGAAGGTCTGTCTCGTCGCCTGTCGAGTTCAACTCCATCGTGCCGGTGTTGTCGATGACACCGGAGAGCGGTAGGATCGCGCCGTCGCTGATCACCATGTGGCCGGCGTTTTCAGTGACCGGCGTTTGATCGAAGATGAAGTCGCTTGCCGTGAGCGATGAGGCGTCGACCCCATTTAGCGTGATCGACTGGCCATCGGCGAGCGTGATCACCGCATTGCCGGCAGCATCGTTGGCCATGTGCGCCTGGATGTCGCCAAAGCCGGTGAAGTTGGCATAGCCGATCAGATCGATCCGATCCGAGGTCGCGTCGAAGCTATAGATCACGTCATGACCGATCGGCTGCGAGAACACAAACATGTCGTGGCCGCTCGAGCCAGTCAGGTTGTCGTCCCCTGAGAGCGCGAAGATCGGCGATCCCGGCGCATAGGCTTCGACGTTATCGATGGCAATTGCGGACCCGGTGCTACCGTCAGTATTGGTCCAGGTCTCCGTCACGTTGAGCACCAATGCACCCGTATAATTCGAGGGTGAGGTAATTGCGAGCGATGCGATGTCATTGGTCACCACGGTCCAGCTACCGTCGCTGTTAACGGCTCCCTCGCTCAATATCCATCCAGAGGGAATACCGGAAATGTTAGCCGTGACGGCAACCAAGTGATCTAACGACTGATCCGGAAGAGCTAAGTTGATCGCCTCTCCGGCAGTGCCGGCCGGCGTAATGGGGGTAGACCCATTTCCCTTTACGACCGAGACGGTGTCAACATCGGTATGGCTTCCGCCTGAGCCGGAATTTCCGTTGTCGTTGGTTGTAATCGTCAGTGTTCGGGTACTATTATTTGAACCGTTACTGAATACCATGCCATTCAGGGCGTTATTGATATCGGTGATTGTGCCCGTGAACGTCATGGCCTTTGTAGCATTGGCTCCGGCGTTGAATGTGAGGCCGGTAGTCGTAGCAAGTGTAAGAATACCGGTTAGAGATTGGGCCGAAGCGCCAAGGGATAGTGACACGGTAACGCTGCCGCTTCCGGCGTCCACATCACTAATGCTGATGAGGCTTGCTCCCGAAAAAGTCGCCGTGCCCGATCCATTGCCCGCATTCACCGAAGTAGCAGGAACAGTGTTCACCGGTGCGTCGTTCACCGCCGTGATGTTGATGGTGCTCGTCAGCCCGTTGCTGGCGTGATTGACGCCCTGGCCGTCGTCCACCGTATAGGTCACGGTACGCGCCAGCGTCGACGGATTGTCGCTGCTGTTGGCATAGGTCACCGCACGCTCCGCCGCCTGCCACTGCGCCAGCGTTGCCGTGCCGCCGGCCGAAGTTAGGGTCATGACCCCGGTAGCGCCGTTGTAGGAGCCGGCGATGTTGCCCATGGTTGC from Bradyrhizobium lupini harbors:
- a CDS encoding type I secretion system permease/ATPase, which encodes MSTPFKRPDELRRLLQSCRGYFVTAAIFSLAINLLYLAGPLYMLQVYDRVIASASEITLLMLTIALLMALLALAGLDAVRARVLTRASIRLDQTIAARVMTAIIHRSAGAGGARSQLLRDFDTFRQFVTGMGIHAIFDLPWAPIYIAVIFVLHPFLGAFALGCSILLILMALFNEWRVKLPLTEAGEAASRSYSFTEMSLRNTEVVRAMGMTEGLLRRWARDRTRMLERQVSASDRAATMQSMIRFLRLAMQSMILGLGAYLVIERLATVGAMFAASILLGRALQPVEQIVGSWRNLVSARGAFLRIRELLKADPQREVGLTLPRPQGRLSVEGLSYVPPFGSKPILRGVSFAIEPGEVLGIIGPSGAGKSTLSRHLVGVLAPSAGAVRLDGADVSSWIKTSLGQHIGYLPQDIELFADTVAVNISRFQEGEDREVILAARMADVHEMILRLPDGYDTQVGEGGAILSGGYRQRIGLARAIFANPSLLVLDEPSSNLDAEGDAALADCILQLKKRGTTVVIISHRPATIGVADKILVLREGVVEMFGPRAEILARLTRPVPIHTVRETTG